One genomic segment of Candidatus Parvarchaeota archaeon includes these proteins:
- a CDS encoding ATP-binding cassette domain-containing protein, whose amino-acid sequence MRPGGKGVLVLDNITKKYELGDATVSALGGVSMSIKSGERASIMGPSGSGKSTLLHMLGLLDNPTSGAIYIDGVSTSNMEDAALAK is encoded by the coding sequence ATGAGGCCTGGTGGGAAAGGCGTGCTTGTACTTGACAACATAACAAAGAAATACGAGCTTGGCGATGCGACCGTCAGTGCGCTTGGCGGGGTGAGCATGAGCATAAAAAGCGGGGAGAGGGCAAGCATAATGGGGCCTTCCGGCTCAGGCAAGTCAACGCTTCTGCACATGCTTGGCCTGCTTGACAACCCGACTTCTGGCGCCATATACATTGATGGGGTTTCAACTTCAAACATGGAAGATGCCGCGCTTGCAAAGTT